In one Agrobacterium vitis genomic region, the following are encoded:
- a CDS encoding LLM class flavin-dependent oxidoreductase has translation MKFSLFYFDGDGSAASGDSYRLLMDSAKFADDNGLSALWVPERHFHAFGGLYPNPSMIHAALAMVTKRVQLRSGSIVLPLHHPVRVAEEIAVVDNLSQGRVGVAIASGWTRNEFVLSREPHGSRRSLMWRSYDQVTELLAGETLTFEDAEGNTVEAKTLPRPVQPRVPFWVACQSMETFVEAGRRGINVLTALLGETLESLTPKIAAYRRSLEKNGFDPAAGTVSIMVHTYLGGDVETVKANVKGPFSDYLRTHYHLLEGLARSMGLDIALENFSRDDLDSLIEFGVEGFIKGRSLIGTPESTAETVEALGAAGIDEIACLIDFVQDYDLVMGGLPHLARLARQHAPQPTIAQVV, from the coding sequence ATGAAATTCAGCCTGTTTTATTTCGATGGCGATGGCTCTGCTGCAAGTGGTGACAGCTATCGGCTGCTGATGGACAGCGCAAAGTTTGCCGATGACAATGGCCTGAGCGCGCTCTGGGTGCCGGAGCGCCATTTCCATGCTTTCGGCGGCCTCTATCCCAATCCGTCGATGATCCATGCCGCACTGGCCATGGTGACGAAGCGGGTGCAATTGCGCTCCGGCAGCATTGTTCTGCCGCTCCATCATCCCGTGCGTGTGGCGGAAGAAATTGCCGTCGTGGACAATCTCTCGCAAGGCCGTGTGGGTGTCGCGATTGCGTCGGGCTGGACGCGCAACGAATTCGTGCTGTCGCGTGAGCCACACGGCAGCCGCCGCAGCCTGATGTGGCGGAGCTACGATCAGGTTACCGAGCTGCTTGCTGGCGAGACGCTGACCTTTGAAGATGCGGAAGGCAACACTGTGGAGGCAAAGACGCTGCCGCGTCCCGTGCAGCCGCGCGTGCCCTTCTGGGTGGCGTGCCAGTCCATGGAGACCTTTGTGGAAGCGGGCCGTCGCGGCATCAACGTGCTGACGGCATTGCTTGGCGAGACATTGGAAAGCCTGACACCCAAGATCGCCGCTTATCGCCGGTCGCTGGAAAAGAACGGTTTTGATCCGGCTGCGGGCACCGTGAGTATTATGGTGCACACCTATCTCGGCGGCGATGTCGAGACCGTGAAGGCCAATGTAAAAGGCCCCTTCAGCGATTATCTCAGAACCCATTATCATCTGCTTGAGGGGCTGGCGCGCAGCATGGGTCTTGATATCGCGCTCGAGAATTTCAGCCGGGACGATCTCGACAGCCTGATCGAGTTCGGGGTTGAGGGCTTCATCAAGGGCCGCTCTCTCATCGGCACGCCGGAAAGCACCGCAGAGACAGTGGAAGCGCTGGGTGCGGCGGGCATTGATGAAATCGCCTGCCTGATCGACTTCGTGCAGGATTACGATCTTGTCATGGGCGGTCTGCCGCATCTCGCGCGGCTTGCACGCCAGCATGCACCGCAGCCGACAATCGCGCAAGTCGTATAG